attagacccctagtctgggaatctccatatgctataggtgtgaccctaaaaaacaaacaaacaaacaaacaatttgaaaaaagaacTATTGGTCAcctctagattcattttttttattcaacaaatgtttattgagcatctatatTATCCTACAGAGAATAAGGGGATAAACAAATCAGATATGGGCTCTTTTTCTATATATCTTACAGACTGGACAGAATAGATAAAATACAGAGTCAAAATGGAACTTTGCggaaaaattattaaacaaaatgTAGCCACAACTAAATTTCAGCATTCTGAAGCAAGTAAGTAGGGTGAAGGGATAGATAGCAAAGATTGTTGTCATCTAGGAAAAACTTGATGGAAAGAATATTTAACTCGAgatctaaatgattttttttaaagttaaatcacACAGAGTAGAGGACGAATATGTTCCAATTAGATGGAAATGAATGATCAAAATATCCAAAGCAGGAAACAATTTGACAAGCTCTAAGAATGAAAAGAGGCTAGCAAGGGTAGAGTGTAGAAGGCAAATAACTAACAAAAATGGATGGGTCTTAAGAAGTAAGCAGGAGCCAGGGATTATTCAGGAATTTATAGGGCATGATAAGGCCATGATAagagttttggtttttattgGAAGTGtaatgggaagccactgaagaGTCTTATGGAGAGGAACAGCATGCTCATATTTATGTTTGCAAAAAGTCACACTGGTGGCTCTATGCAGAATGGATTTGAAAGAGTAAATTTAGAGACTAGCAAAGCATCTGCTGCATAGACCAGATGGTAGATGAGAGTACTTTGGATTAATCTAATGTCAGAGGAGATGCTgagaaaaatcaagattttttagaggaagaaatgaacaacttgaGATGCATCTAGTACCAGAGTTGGGAATgataaggaagaagaaggaatcaaAGATAGCAGGCTTAAACCACCAGATGGATGGTGGAACTAATTGTTGAGATGGGGAAGTCTGGGAGAAAAATAGTTTAGGAGAGCAGGGCAGTGTATTAActgtttcattttgaaaatgttgttCGAACTACCTGTGAGACAGTCAAGAAGACATGTCAGGCGAGACTCGATGTATGAAGGTGGAACTCAGCATAGAATTTTTGGATTGAGATATAAAGTTGGAAAACactagcagagaaaaaaaatcattatattgaatgaaatatttagtGAAACTGTAGAGAAGAGAAAAGATATAGAAATCCAGCAAGATCTGAGAGTTTATAATTTTAGAGATATTATATTAGGGAATGGAAGGAAGAGCTGGGAGAATGAGTTTGAGAGGCGATggtaagagaaaaattaattactttttttttttgcacccttCTGAAATAGCTCATGAATAACTCAGTTCTAATTGGAAGTTATCCCCAAACTCCTATTACTAACTTCAGTTATGTGTACATAACTGGAGAACTCAGAGACAGAATCATCATCTTGAGTTATATATGCTTAAGAATAAGATGGCCCTATGCGTTTAAGTTTGATGAAAAAAGTACCTTGTTTTATTGGCATGAAatcaaacacagagaaaatactgGAAATGTGCAGAATgatctcttgaatttttttttccattatcaatTTCAACATGGCTCTCTGGAGGTTGATACCAATAATTAGAGCAAGAAATAGCATAAACTAATCTTCCCAGTGCTGCCCAATAGACCTTTCTGTGATAATGGGAATGCTCTATATCTGCTCAAACAATCATGATAGCCACTAAGCCACATGTGACACTACTGAGAACCTGACATGTGCCCAGTGTAattgaggaaataatttttaaattttatttaattttagttcatTTAAACTTAAATAGCCACCcatgggagtttcccttgtggctcagtggaaacaaacctaagtagtagccatgaggatgcaggtttgatcccttgctcagtggattaaggataatctcttgcagtgagctgtggtataggtggcagatgcgattcagatccagtgttgctgtggctgtggtgcaggctggcagctgcagctctgattggacccttagcctgggaacttccatatgctgcatttgcagccctaaaaagcaaataaataataaataaatacccacTCCTGGCTAGTATACAGCATAGGCTCAGACTCTAAGGAATAATGCCAATCTACAAATATGTAGCATGGAAACACTGCTTTAGAACTAACAAAGACATTTTCCACCTTATAGTCTGTTTTGAACTTGTTTTAGCCAAGTATCCTGTGTGGATACGTTTTGCTCTCAGCTATATTACTTTCTACTAATCTATAATGCTCTTGCTCTCTTTTATTAGTCTGGCTGGtgattttataatatttgaaGGAAGGAGGGTCTTTCCACCACTATAGAAAGTATCCTAATTAAGATATATAAGTCATGCTGCTTTTGTTTATGTCACAATTTTCCCTGTAGCTAGAATTAAATGATGTTGTCAAAGGGCAATGCTAGTGTTTgatggcttttaatatttttgtccatatcaaaagactaaataaatgcaATCAATATTCTCAATTCCTAACCTTCTAGTAATTATTCCAATAAAGAGATATTCATGCTACCAAGCATCAATACAGGCTCTTCATAGCCCTAATAAATCTGCTGTCAGAAAATAAACCATGTTCAGCTAGGGCTATAGAGAGAATATTAGCAAACACCAAGCTCAGAATATGATTAGCCAAGCTTTTCAACACCTGGAGCTTACAAAATATAGATTGTTAAAACCCAAACACTtaatgagaactataaaaaaataagaatcatatcTGCACAGGAGatgcataaaatatttggggTGGCTCCTTAAGCAAGTAACTCAAATGGAGAGTTTAAATGGCCCTGGCTATTCACAGGGATTCTTCATTCTATGAAAGTGAATCTtatacaataacaaaaacaaaataataataatatcaacagTTAATGAGTATATCTCATTGGCTGACTCtaccttaaaatatttaagagatCCTCACAAGAACCCATGAGGTAGATTTTATTCCCAttgtacaaatgaggaaactgtggctTCAGAAGGCTGTCCAAGACCATATACTTGGGGTGAGAGTATTGTGGTGTTTATCAAATGCAGGTATGTCCAGGATGAAGGTACTGGCTCGCACAGCTTCTCAGtggggctctcttcctggcttgcacatGACTACCTTTTGACTGTGGACTCAcaaggtggagagagagaagggaagaaagcttTCTGATGTCTTTTCTCTTAAGGGCACTTTTCTCAACTCCAGTATTTACAAAAATGTTGGTTTAAGGCACTATATTAAGAAGCACATGGAGTTGCTTGGtgccctagcagttaaggatcaggcattgtcactgctatggctggggttCAGTTACTGGTGAGGGAACTTCCCCTTGCCATGGGggaaaccccccaaaaaagaagcaCAATGATTATAACTGAatctattcattcttttttctcttacataAGATGAGGTAAAAATTGTTGAATATTTAAGAGAATGGGCattgagggtgtgtgtgtgggggggaaacTACAAAACACTCCTTTAAAAAACTGAGTTGTTGTTTCAGGCTAATAGCAAAATCAAGCACTCTAAATGACttacttgtatttttctgtttactcCAAATTTTGTAACATTAGTTAAGAATAGTTTTTGGTTTTAGAATTTCCTAAACACAAAGTCCAAGCAGGcaattaaagtttttattttttatttatacaacTGTCAAATTTATTATAGGAGAATTCTTATCTCTGTTTCTTGAGCAAAAGTAGCTTAAAGGACAATAAATACACTGTCAGGAAAGAGGCATCTGTGTCTTTTGAGCCTTATTTCTATTTAATAAGCAAGTAATTTTACCTTTTACAAACCCCCATTTGTAAAAGAAAGCACaagaattttatgtattttttctagttGAGAGCTTATATagttttaatattatctttttaaggataatttattctaaattttatcaTTCCCATAATTttcctctgaaatatttttattttcatatgttatATTATTTGTGCAATAATATTTTCCTACATAGACTGCTAACAAATAATAGTTGGCAGAAGCATTTTTACTTACTTTTGTGCTACTATATTTAGAAATGATGTAATGTTCATATTCAGGTATATAATTCTTAATATATTCTAAGTAAacctaaagaaatttaaatatgagGAATAATTTGGGCCGTGATCACTTTAGTAATTCTGTTGTCCCTAATCCTCTTTCAATTTAGGATTACATCCATTGTTTCTACCTCCTTTTGGGGAGATGGGTGGAATCTCCTTTAAGGCTAAAATGAATGTTCCATTACTAAGTACAGATAATCTTCAAGTCTATGACTGATAATTTTAGCTAGATCAATTTTCTCTGactcccttgtctttttttttttttttttcttttctttcctcccttccttcctttcttttaataaaataaagatagttACACGTGTCATGTGCCTGACTCAGAGTGGTAGTATTAATGAATTCTGTCTTTTGGGAGGATACAGCTATAATCAGATTAGTTACTGTGAAATACACAAAACAGACTGACAATTTTATTGGATCTTTTTCTGCTTAATCAGTTTTGCCTGCTTTTCATAAAATTTTGTATTACTTCATTAATTTACGAAGGCAAAAGAGTATTTGGTGGTGGGGTCAGGGGTGGAGAGTAAGGTATGAAGGCCTTATATAACCAGCCTCTGTGTTCCTTAGGAAACTCAGCATAGTTCACTGCAGTGGTCAGTTACAAAAATTTAGGAGATATTCTACAAAGGGAACAGAGCAGCTTTAACCTGAccagctgtaaaaagagaatgCTAGTAGATTTACTAATGTAAGAGTAGGAGGGTGGagtcaacaaaaaataaaaggcaataatACTCAATTCATAACACCCAGGGGGTGACGGGATCTTTCTTATGCAGTTTATCTCTTGCTTGTGTGGCTTATCCATCTTCTTATCTCAGGGGTCCCTAAAGCTTTTGCCTAAAACAGAAGTCATCTTTCCTTACTCAACAGAATTTTCTCCTGCATTGTCTATGTACACTACGaggaaaaaatatcttttgttCAATAAGATTTTGTCTGCGACAAAGTTTTCACCATGTACTGttgatggaaattaaaaatggTATGGTGTTTGCCTTCATAAagcaaaatttatatatttttttgaaaattctgaagttatattcactaatttttgACTTCATGAAATGATAACGACAATTGAGAGATTGTGTTTATGGTGTTTTAGGATAAAAATTGACTAATTCTGTCTTTTCCTCTAGTTACTTTTATTTGTACTGTTCATCAAAAACCGCAAGTGTAAACCAGGTTTCTCAAATGCTCGTCTAGGTCATTCCAGTGGTTTGAGGACTTTAGCTAACCTAAAAATTACCTGAGATATTGTTACAAGTATAGATTTCTTGCTACCACCTCTCTCCCATGAGATTCTGGCACTGTTATCTTATCCTTCATTTACTTTGCAATTATCCAGTTATTGTGGAAATAGAATCCCTGAGAAGCAAAGAATGTGATTCATTCAACGACCTGTATCCATCTGTCCCCAGAAATTTTGGAATTTACTGAGTATCCAaagtttcttgaatgaatgagtgcattTTGAGTTTCATAGGTTTTGTGAACAGGCCTGAAGAAATCAACCAATTATAGCCTTGTTTCTATAGAACTGCAAACAATTTGCCAGGTGGAACCCTAGCTGTTCACCAACTGAGAATTGCTTATATTCTTTTGAGAACTACATTTCCCATTTGAGGGCCTCCTGACAGGTGCTCAGCTCGGTTCTGTTGAATGTTTTATTAAGTTTAGAGTAAGGTTAAACCGTTGTGTTCTTTGTAAATGAACCCGTTACAGCTTTTCAACTTGCCCCATAATGCTGCCCCAGAACTTAttctattattatttgctttgaaACTTCCCCGTAAAAAGCAAGGTTACTGGTGGTTGCGCTGGAGACCGGGCGAGGCCGGTTGGCTCCTGCAGTGCCCTGGCCGGCACAGAAGCGCCCTGGCGGAATCCGGCAGAGGATACACGCTTTTCCCCCGCGCTGCCAAAGGGCTGAGCAGCAAAGAGGTCCCCAGGGGCATTGTGTGCAAGCCGGCCCGGAGATCGTAGGCCCGGGGGGCAGCTCCATCGGAGGAGACAAGACACGCCTCAGACCGGGCAAATTCCCGGCCTCCTCTGGCCCCGAGCCAGCAGTCGCCGCCCGCCACCTCCTCGCCTCCTCTGCTGTTGACCCAGCCGCCCCGCCGGGCCCCGAACTCGCCGGCGCCTCGGCGCTCGGCCCCTGGGCCCACGGCCCTGGCGGCGCGGTTGGGACGGGACCGATGTGGCGCATGCGTGGTGGCGCCACCAGGCGCGGGACCTGCGGCAGCGGGGGCGCCGGAGACAGCCGCGGGCAGGGCCGCCCGGGCCGCGTTTGTGGGGGTGGTGGAGGAGACGGCAGCGTGGGCTGGCGAGGCCGTGCCGGCGGCGCCCGACAGCAGCTGGAGGAGCGGTTCGCCGACTTGGCCGCGAGCCACCTGGAGGCCATCCGCGCGCGGGACGAGCGGGACCGGCAGAACGCGCGGCTGCGCGAAGAGAACGCCCGGCTGCGGCTCGAGAACCGGCGATTGAAGCGCGAGAACCGCAGCCTCTTCCGACAAGCACTGCGGCTCCCCAGCGAGGATGGCGACGGGGCGTCCGGGGAGGTGACGAGGGCGACCCTGGCGCCCGAGGAGCCCGGCACAGACCGGAGGGCGAGAGGCGGCGGCCCCGAGGATGAGCCGGGCAGCCCCAGGGCCTTGAGAGCCCGGCTTGAGAAGCTGGAGGCCATGTACCGCCGGGCcctgctgcagctgcacctcgAACAGCGCGAGTCGCGCCCGCATGGAGACAAAGAGGAGCCGTCTCTGCTCAAACCCGACTCAGGCCTCCAATCCCCCGAGCCGCAGCCCTCGGAGCCCTGGCTGTAACCCGAGGCCTCAGCCTGTGGGGGGCGGGGCCTCACGCGGGCCCCACCTCCTCAGTTCAAGGCTCCCCCAGCCCATCTCTCGCCAGAGTCTTGCTCTCCAGCCTGCTGCCTAGCCCAGGACATTTCCCCGGGCGCTTTGAGGAGACCCTGGGAGGCTTAGAAGGGCGCAGGGCCATTCACGTGTACAGAGCACCTGTCAATGGCACCTGCTGGTTTCTGAGAAGAGAGGCCTAGCACTGGAAGGGCAAGTTtataaaacagcaggaaatggGTGCCAGTCAATACTTCCTAATGTCTGAACTTTTCTGAGTATTGTGAGaacttgtgtgtttttttcctgttttgaataatacattttgaatttattgagTTTGTTGTTGATTCTTTAATCCTCTTAAGCCTCCAGCCATTCTCTCTTACATGGCCaacactttatctttttttatgagtTGGTGTTACTTGGATATCCTATAAAGTACCATCCTTTTATGAAAAAGGTGATGTTTGCAATTTAGAAACTCCTATCTGCCCCTAGCTCTAGTCCTTATAATCTAATATATACCAATCTGTTTACCCACCACTTCCTCTTCACCCTGGGAATTTTTAAACCGCTTATAAGTAATTCTTTGAGTTGGTAAATGAATTTcgtgcattaaaaaacaaacaaaacttaaagccATCCCATGATTGTTATTTGAAGTGTGTTAAAGGTTTACACGTTCccttaagaaatatatatgtatgtatatattatacatattttaatatctgaACTTGGTTATGCTTTATAAACTTTTTGCTTTATGTAacagtgatcttttaaaataatctaaaaattagtctaaatattcttttttttttacattttagactTGACATTAGAGTACAGCACAAAGCTACTTTGCCTAATGTTAACtagtgtttaaaaatttttaagaaattatgaatTATTAGTATATCAAAGCCCCAAAACAAAGCGCTTTAAGTCGCAACTGTgatttcaacacacacacagagttctaAATGACAAATATTCTAAAATCAGTTCATCATGTTTGGCTACTAATGAAGAAGATACCATTGTCCCTGGTAAAAATCATTGGTTTAAGAGAGTATTTAAGTGGTTGAAAACACTTCagtttgagaaggaaaaaatatgtgtagGAAGAGTTTTCGTTAACacctaggaaaaaaatcaggaattagagtttttgttttatttgtggcATGTTCTGAAAGTTTCACAGCATGTATTATAAAACAAGTTACTAGGGAcaatagttttgttctttttctaatcctGGGTATTGAAGACATTTTGCACTTTTTGCTTAAGGTAGTTGATACTTGTAAAGATTAAAATCCTCCCGATGAccaagaaataaggaaaagaaacttGATGAGAATAAGTAGATATATGAAAAGTATTTTTGTCCCCTTTACTTCATTTTCTAGTagtgaaagaaaacagtttttagGGACAGTAGGAATTGAAGAATGGGAAAATTCGTATCAGCCCTACTGCTACTTAACTGTGATTTGAGGTATAAATTAGTTAATCTCTCTAAACCTTAGTTTTCTCACCATTAAAATGAGTATAACACCTagttaaaaatgttataaaaattttattgaggtacagtATCTCAATGAGATTTATAATTCAAATTGCAAAAGTCACAAAtgtatattttgttgaaaatttgcTTGCCTTCTATATTTTGCTCCTATATGTCTTTATGGGTATTTAGTAGATATGTATATTTTGAGTGAATTGACATTTAGCTCTCCTTATAAGCAAGCAGGAGAGAATTTGCTAAAGCTCTAtgtaataatacaaaaattttaaaactatttcccaGTTATGGCAACTGGCAATTTAAGCAAAACTGGCAAAAGGaagcaaattaggagttccctggtggctcagtgggctaaggatctggtgttgtcactgctgtggcatgggtttgatccctggcccaggaagttctgcatgctgaagatgtggccaaaaacaaataaataaataaaacaaaaaaatgaagcaaaatatttaatttacctAGTTTTAAACACCTAttgtattaaaataatgtataagtatggtaaaaaaaatttgcaaagtaATGaggcacacacatacaaatgagGAATTCTTTTGAGCATAATTCctgaaaactcttaaaaattctgAAACTCAAATACCAAGATGAGTTAAGGCTAATACATATTTCAACTTTGTTGAATTTCCTCACTGATAACTGATAAAGCATCGTGTAGTAATATAACAGATGTTTTATTATATCAAAATATACACCTGTTTgagaaataaagttaaattagAAAAGTTTGATCTAGGCTCTAGTTTGATCTGAAATAAACTAAAACAGCATATTATTATACCTTGTtacaatgacattttattttcataacttcACATTTGTTGTGTAATAAAAAGAGGGCTTATAATTTATAGAAATGAGCaacaaaaatattagcaagcAAATTCAGTGAGGAggattgcatttttttaatcagatttttattGCTGCTACTcacaaaaatgtatctttttagctataaaaaattaagatataaatcaaaataatataaaatgagtACTTTTATAGATCATAGAACAAGCTGTCCTTGCTAAGCTTCAtgaacattttgaatatttgaagaatacttgaaaacatttttgtattatttagagTCTTAGACatagatttgtctttttatgagTTTTGCCATGATGAAACTAATaccaaattatttaataaactaaattattaatatatactaAATAATTGTTAAAAGTTTGATTTTGATTCCAATTCCAAAATACCATTTTCTATTTtgataaaagaaacagatttttcaCTGAGGATTTGTCACAAAATCTTTGTGAGTGAATGACAAAAATGATTAATATTTCTGTGGAGTgattaattaatcaattataaACTCTAATTTTTCTACTATAAACTTGTTTCCCTGATATATACCTTATTTATTTGATATAGACAGTGTATAAGTTATGTGCTGGAAATATGACCAAGGAAAACACTTAGATGATACCCATATTTGATGTTATAAGGTTATTGGGctcaaattttagattttaaagttTAAGACTAGCATCTCTTGATTAGAATTAAACTGTTTTAGAAGATTTATAGGAGATTTtgcttattaaatttatattcagACTCTACTTGTCAGTAtagtctttatatttttcatgttaatttATTAGTAAGGAAGTCCTTTCTTAAACCCAAACTCTCACACATCTGTCAGGTtttagagaaaatttgaaaaaggaCAACAGTATGTTTGTTGGTGCTTAATTCTTGTCTTAATAGGTTTTCTACTCTAAACATTGAGTTCTTAGAGGGAGAAACTCAAACAACAGTCTATTTCATATCTCATATTTAAAACTGATGAAAGTTTTCTGTGGCCTGTCATTTTTCCAGGTAGCCTCACTTTATTTTTGActcacattttaaatgtaatggaTCTGCCTGTAGTTACAGCAAAGCCTCTGTTGCTAATGACCAAGAAACCCAACAATTCAGTGAGTATTAAAAACAGTGAAGATTTATAAATCTAGTGCATAAAATTCCTGACTAAATTACTTCAGGATATCAGGAAGCCCTGTTGCACATGATCATTCAGGgtctcagattcttttcactaTTTCTTATGTGTGGTAGAAATAGATTACTTCCAGATCCAGGTCTCAGCAtatgggaaaggaagagagagcccTGGCCAGATCTGAAAATGACATAAATTCTGGTCACATTCTTTGGTAAAACCTCATCACATGATCCATTTAACTTCAAAGGATGCTTAAAAATGTACTCATGTTTAGAGTCTTCATTACTATGAGAAAATGGGAGAACTCATTTTGGTGAACAACTATCTTGAGGGCTGCATTtacttaaattttagaaaaattgtcTATGTCTTGGTGTAGTATTTCTGAAAGTACATaatttagaatataaatatagTGTGATTGCTTTatagattgaaaaaaatctgacctTTTTCACTCCCTTTTATGCTGTTCTTATGAGTACAAATGTTGCTTGAAATAAGACAGGAAATATAGCTCTTAAATTTCACACATGAAATCCCTATAATGTATGAGCCATCTCTGAATAGTatatatcacattaaaaaaatggttttaagagCCTGTACTTAGTAACATTATTCTATTTCATGTAAATCAAGATTTATAACTTGAGGGGGAAATGTTTTCTGTTCATCTCGTTTCTTACATTCTAGAATTCTACAACTTTCAGAGCTGAAAGAGACCTCTTAGCCCAGCATCCTTCACACATTTTGACAACATAACAGTGTTCACAGAGAACGACATATACATCATACTCCATAACTTAGAATATGCTCATCACAATCCTAGGTAGTAGTATTCTTTCCTATTTATGAATgaggacactgatgaaaaaataagttgaataatttttccaaggtcaaaaagaaacaaatttgtttttaattgaaattgagatataattgaaatataacattgtattaattttatgaCAATCAGATAATAATGTGACATATAcatgtattgcaaaatgattatcacagtaagtttagctAACATTCATCATCACAgatagaatttgtttttttctttttatgagaacgtttaagatttactctcttagcaacttccaaatatagaatataatattgttaactgtagtcactagtcactatgctgtgcattaTATCCCCAGGACTTACTCAAAtagtttatttctgattttaataggAATGCTTCTGGCTTTCTCTATTAAGCATGATGTAATTATTCAATAGTTGCCTAATTTTGCATTCTTTATCATGGCTATGCTTATATTTGCACCattaaaaagattttgtttttcactctgtGTGTTATAGAACAATGTAAATAACAGTGGAATTTTGTGTTCctttaaattttgataattttcacATTGTGGGACTCATGAGGATAGATGGATAAACTATTTTGTGGGAGCAGAGTAGATATTTGAAAGTTTTGCCTATTTGATGGACAGTTATCTCTGCTgctcacagaaaagaaatatatagtcCCATTACCCCTGGCAGCTAGCATATGATCATTACAACAGCATTTCAGAGA
The Sus scrofa isolate TJ Tabasco breed Duroc chromosome 1, Sscrofa11.1, whole genome shotgun sequence DNA segment above includes these coding regions:
- the TUSC1 gene encoding tumor suppressor candidate gene 1 protein; the protein is MPLTKEDLEYRRVARRLIRFEAPRLPGGLTSVPVAPGARTLLLFVLFIKNRKCKPGFSNARLARLLVVALETGRGRLAPAVPWPAQKRPGGIRQRIHAFPPRCQRAEQQRGPQGHCVQAGPEIVGPGGSSIGGDKTRLRPGKFPASSGPEPAVAARHLLASSAVDPAAPPGPELAGASALGPWAHGPGGAVGTGPMWRMRGGATRRGTCGSGGAGDSRGQGRPGRVCGGGGGDGSVGWRGRAGGARQQLEERFADLAASHLEAIRARDERDRQNARLREENARLRLENRRLKRENRSLFRQALRLPSEDGDGASGEVTRATLAPEEPGTDRRARGGGPEDEPGSPRALRARLEKLEAMYRRALLQLHLEQRESRPHGDKEEPSLLKPDSGLQSPEPQPSEPWL